Sequence from the [Clostridium] scindens genome:
GTAGAATTGTTCTTTTAAGCTTTTCTGATATTCATCTGAGAATAAGATTCCATGTTCAGTATTCATTTTTCATCCTCCTTATCTGGACGTTTTCATTAACTTTAAATCCATCATAGCACGTAGAATATAAATTGAGAAATGAATAATTTCATTGTATAATATTAATAAAATTTATATTTAACCGTTAATTGGAAAATGTGCAGGATATCGTAGGAGGAAAAAGATGAATCTGTCTGAAATCGAAACTTTTTTAATGATTGTGAAAACGAAAAATATTACAAAAACTGCGGAGAATCTGTTCTTATCCCAGCCCACGGTCAGCCACAGGCTTAAGTCTCTGGAGAATGAGCTTCAGGTGAACCTTATAACAAGGAAGAAAGGCTATAAGCAGATCGAGCTTACCACGCAGGGGGAGGAGTTCATTCCGATTGCAGAGCGCTGGGTATCCATCTGGCAGGAAATGCAGCGTCTCAAGGACAGCCAGGAAAAACTATATCTGACGATCGGATGCACGGACACGCTGAACAGCGCCATTTTATTTGACCTGTACAGGGATATGCTTAATGACAAGGATCAGGTCATGAACCTGCATATCAAGACCCACTATTCCTATGAGGTCTACGGGCTGCTGGAAAACCATGACATAGACTTGGGATTCGTATACCACCATCTGCATTTCAAGAACATCGTGGCGGAGCCGGTCTTAAGGGAGAAGATGTTCCTGATCCAGGCGGCAGATACGGAATTGAAAAAACCAATCATCTATACGGACGAACTGGACCCTGAACGGGAAATATTCGTCAGCTGGGAGGCAAACTATCAGATCTGGCACGACCAGTGGGTTGGCAAAGGAGAGCGGCCACGCCTCCAGGTAGATACCTTTGAATTGTTATTCCACCTTCTTTCCAGCGAGAAAATGTGGGCGATCGCGCCAGTTTCCGTGGTGGACCGCATCCGGAGCCTGCGGCCGGTATATGTAAGCGAGATTGGAAATCCGATCCAGCCGCCAGAGAGGATTACTTATAAAATCAAGCACAAATATCCGAATGAGGCGACCTTGAAAGCAGTACAGCTTTTTGAAGACAAGATGGATGAATATCTGCGCGAAAGGGATTGGGGATATGTTGGATAAATATAGAAAAAGTTAATATATTATAGTTAAATAATTTATTTTATTAAATAATGCCCCTATGCTATACTGTAACCAATCAATAAAAAAGAGCGAAAAAAAACGGGTAAAATAGTAATATTATACAAAAAGGAGGATGCCGGATGGAAGCAAAATTTCTAATATCAGGTGATTCAGCTATTTCTGTCCAGATGGGTAGCGAGATCAGCCTGGAAGTAAACCAGCTGGTGCGCATGCTTTTTCTGGACCTTACGAAGAATCCTATAGAAGGGATTGTGGAAATGGTTCCTACATACGCTTCTT
This genomic interval carries:
- a CDS encoding LysR family transcriptional regulator; its protein translation is MNLSEIETFLMIVKTKNITKTAENLFLSQPTVSHRLKSLENELQVNLITRKKGYKQIELTTQGEEFIPIAERWVSIWQEMQRLKDSQEKLYLTIGCTDTLNSAILFDLYRDMLNDKDQVMNLHIKTHYSYEVYGLLENHDIDLGFVYHHLHFKNIVAEPVLREKMFLIQAADTELKKPIIYTDELDPEREIFVSWEANYQIWHDQWVGKGERPRLQVDTFELLFHLLSSEKMWAIAPVSVVDRIRSLRPVYVSEIGNPIQPPERITYKIKHKYPNEATLKAVQLFEDKMDEYLRERDWGYVG